The sequence caggttttttatttttcaggagaCAACAGATGCTGTCTCTGCATCTGTTGTCTCCGTCCAGTTGCTAGCTGAACTTTTTCCAGGTTGGTGtgaatgactttgttttttataaattttttaaaactgaatcgCCACTCAGTATATATTTgtcagcttttttaaaaaagtcagtttGACATCCAAGgagatgcttttgttttcttaaacacAGTTTTTAATCTATGTTTTGCACTGTAAGTAGAACAATTTGGTTTGGTCAAATAATGCTTCTTGGCAGGAATTAGAAAGCCAGTTCATTAAATTGGTGCCAcatttgaaatacaaatttGTGTATTCATTTTTGGGTTGGTTGATCAGCTCACTTCAGTATGTGGGTTGTGACCATTAAAACTTGGCAAACTCTCTGCTAATGCCACAGACTATTTATAGTATTGAATAGTATTGAATAATCAGTTTGAAGAATGAAGAATTTAGAAATTagttaattaaataaacaggacttttttgcatttctattACAAAAGTGAGCAAAACTTGAGAAAGGCAATTAAATTCACACCTGAATACGTTTGTTCACGCAGCAAGTCATCAGATAGTGAGGCGCCATGATCCtactaccacttcctgtcgtctcctttgtgttttctgccagtagtaacatcagGTTGTTGCTCACATGACTTGGGTGATGAGAAAGAAACGTTTCCACAGAGGTTTTGCAAATTAAACTGATTTCAATACAGCTGAAAATcacttaatcttttttttagagaaaaacgTGAGTGTTTTCAAAAttgacatgtttccattaagcaaatttatttttgtgactaaTTTGATTTGTGATTTTGACTGAAAAGGGGACTGTTGAATGAGTCATGTGTTAGAATGATATAGTCAAAGTCCTGTCCTAAAGTCTAAAAAATTAGAGAATTCTGAAAACGTACATTTCCAGACGCTCTCTGTCTGAACCAACTGAACTGGGACTGTTTTGCAAAGATGAATTAGCGACTGCTTCAGTCTGGAGACCAACTTAGTTGTCCCACTAAGACGTGTAGCGAAATGTGGTTCTGCAAAGTTTTGATTCTGAAGGGCTGAATGCAGAGCATCCCACTTTATGTTGGTTCACAAactaaaatcccaattaaatgcCCTGATGTTTGAGGTTACAGACGGAAAAAGTCTAAGAGGTATGAATATATTTAGAATCTACACTCTTATCgtaaatttaaaactaaaattggTCTGGGATGGAGATGTTGTCAGAGTTACAGAAGATCACCAGGTGATGattcctcttctctttctctctcaggttGGATCGCCATCCTGGGGGCCCTCTGGCTCCTAGTTCTGGCCGACGTCCAGGACTTTGAGATCATCCTGCACCGGGTGGAGTGGGCCACTCTGCTGTTCTTCGCAGGCCTCTTTGTTTTAATGGAGGTAGTGACCACACAGTTCTTATGTGtgacatttaataaaaagagaGTGTTTTTTGTTAAGCACTGCTAAAATCCAAAGAGGGATCAAACATTAACACgtaagaaaaacatcttaaatagTCCATCTTTGACCAACAGCTTCACCTGATGATAAAAGAAAGCGCCTCATAAGTTAGCTTAGCCACACTGACAGCCCGCTTGGGTGTGACCTAAATGCAGTTTGGCAGTGAAGTCACATTGTGAAAAGTAATTACCTTTTTCTTCACCGACCAGCCGCGCTGTGTAGGGAAAGGAGAAGGTTGTCGACACAACgggatctttttgtttttttgttttcttttctgcgTTTTCGACTCTTGAGCCAAAATTATTTGTTGGAATCATTGAAGGCTGTATAATGTTAGACAACCATCTCCCTCAAGGACTACCTCccacatgttttatatatatttaattctCAGTGTCGGGTGTGataacaaaaatgcatttatctCCGTCTGGTTAATGATTTGCTAAATAGAAGCCAAattgctttttcttctcttttttccacCTCTAAGTAATTTTctcctgactttttttctctctcctctttatTATTGATccccttttcatttttcaggcTTTAGCCCAGCTGCAGCTTATCGACTATATTGGAGAGCAGACGGCGCTGCTGATAAAAGTGAGTCCTTCCTTCTTGATTCTCAGCCTCGGCCATCGTGACTCAGGTATCTGTTCGGCTGGCACAACTGATAATTGGGCACAGGTGACTTgatattgcatttttatgcatattgATCCTTTGGCTCTACACAAGCTCCgaattcaattattttgtttacgTCTCTCTCGTTGACCGAGCTCGCTGGTCATTTTCATACATATTCTTGCCGTGGCGCCGCTAAGAGCGAGTTGTCTCTTAGCGGAGAATTGAACCAGTAATGGGGACGTCAGCCCACGTTTAGTCACTGGTCCTGTCTGAGGCCAATAATCACACATGACAGGCGGTGTGCTATTGTGGATCCTTAAGTTGGTGAGTTTCCCCTGACGACGGACAGCGTGCCAGGTAGAGCCGCACCGTCTCTCTGTCATGACCCAACTGGAGGCAAAGGGGAAAAGagaaatagtttctttttatcCGGTTGAAGGtgggagagaaaagagaagctCAAGAAGATTCAAACCAGAGACCTTCTCAGACTTGAACATCTGCTGCTGAAGTCCTAGAAGTATGGATTGGGCGATAtagacttaaagttttatcatgaTATCTTGTTGTACTATTGTGATGAAGACAAAAGTGAccataagaactatttattgcTTCTCCTTTATGTAATTTCATGGCGGTGATGGCATGTCACAACAATCACAGATaacctctttaaaaactttcctATTCCTACTACTTAATtcaaagcagctttcagcttctatgcaccacaaatctggaacaaagaTTGTGAAACAGCTCAAACACAGACTTCCTTTAGATTCAGACTAAACACCCACCGGTTTGGAGCTGCTTTTgtgcaacaataaataaaaccaacattttgatgtgtaatgacggcactttgaaaaatgtaacgTTTCAGTCGttgaggtttgtgtttttattatgcaaaGCCCTTTgaactttgatttgatttggttTAGTGAACcagtcaaaaacagaaatgtgcatCACCAAATTGTACACAGTAATTCGCAATCTTTGCAATCTTTgttccaatttttttaattcataaaaaaattcttaataattattgatatgttcattgaacaaacagtggagaaaatagtcaAACTAATGATCCCATCAATATGGACAgtattaaaaggttttaaacataatttttttaaacaatgattacaataaatctgaattCCGATCACACTAAGAaatgtatcacaataaatgataaacaatgtGATAAATGCCCACCACTACCTGGATGTTATCTGGATTTCCACACTTTTCATCCCTTCTATTGTCTGTTggagttttgtctgttttcaagCTCTTGCAAAGTTTTTCCTGGGACTTTAGCTGCTTTTTTGCTCATTCTTGTCCCGTTTTCTTAAAAACAGTATTCTTAAATGTTCAGGCTtcagtaaatatatttacattgtgTCTCAAAGCttcaggatgtttttattttttattttttacatgtataaCATAACTGCTAATGATCTAACATTGATTATTGCACTCAAACAAGTTTACTTTACATTAGAAAAACCCATAATTTGGGTGACATTGTAATTGTGAGCTGCTGTCCAATGAAAACTGAATGTTTCAGGGCCAATCCGCTGCTGTTTCAGGATCCCAACATTAAATAGCATCAAGTTCAATGCAGACAACTGGAAGATcctatttggtttatttagttCCCAGACTGGTTGATGTGGGAACACCATGAACTGTACTGGTTAATCGTCGCTCTGATTGTTTCCCCTCCCAGGCGGTGCCAGAGGACCAGCGCCTGGCTGTGGCCATCATCTTGGTGTTGTGGGTTTCCGCTCTGGCTTCTTCTCTCATTGACAACATTCCCTTCACTGCCACC comes from Gambusia affinis linkage group LG10, SWU_Gaff_1.0, whole genome shotgun sequence and encodes:
- the LOC122838898 gene encoding P protein-like; amino-acid sequence: MFEVTDGKSLRGWIAILGALWLLVLADVQDFEIILHRVEWATLLFFAGLFVLMEALAQLQLIDYIGEQTALLIKAVPEDQRLAVAIILVLWVSALASSLIDNIPFTATMIPVLINLSQDADVNLPVKPLIFALAMGACLGGNGTLIGASANVVCAGIAEQHGYGFSFVEFFNLGFPMMVMTSLVAMCYLLATHIGLGWNM